A region from the Cherax quadricarinatus isolate ZL_2023a chromosome 55, ASM3850222v1, whole genome shotgun sequence genome encodes:
- the LOC128706467 gene encoding TRPM8 channel-associated factor homolog — MAGNVERPEYLVNQSSHTCLTVVRGTGPADAVLAMAKSTGSVKQQWYVQGGQWQWAGDRAYCLVPNGNGSLGLAPSSTSRVVWTLDKYDRMVAGSLALDVPWENPRTRVIMYPKHDHINQKWWTLSGLKTCLGATSNTDCCLPQHITQVCQREIDQWRDCHCQEAPDYIISQSTNTFVTVVSGGGADDAVVGLAPYEGGSSQQWFLKDSRWLWGCDRSLCLVPDWNSYSLKLEPCSSSSWTWNIDADGIISVGQHVMDVPWEKPRTRIIMYPRHGGINQRWWTLSSLQAASQQSIYPFSAKDYTTYKQEVARGLINKLSPLSQPVPYQRDIDNFPGRVAPTTPRINRSITLRITGVKQRENLRMTVPEDWQATDLYVAAGSVFQVILPLTLSPESASQISVRVGAQCDCLEPHSHNVSEDSFKRMPLVTEEFDVDPGENCLRSQFGGNLIFMFDEGESFNINVEVKNVVKAPHYILGQTTAAEWKTLKQLDAPYSILETNKVVVVVPTLSARKITELDELLRRYDDVISKLDFLSGFDERDPPPQGKQWLVDDVQITAGSAHSGFPAMFDREYYDLCCTSTPHDWVTWHELGHNYQQSYWWSYAYGSESTVNLFSLYIQEQLKCEDRLKKENRYTKTAAAVDRGLTFEKADCWEKLVFLMEIKHSFPQKGWEMFRLLNRTTRSLSEEDADKLASCTQHQYDYVYKQLSYTVGADLILHYQRWGLPVSKEAQREVQNLRLQKAPADLSRRKNV; from the exons ATGGCTGGAAATGTAGAGAGACCAGAGTATCTGGTAAACCAGAGCAGCCACACCTGCCTGACGGTGGTGAGAGGCACAGGCCCTGCTGACGCCGTGCTGGCCATGGCCAAAAGCACGGGCAGCGTTAAGCAGCAGTGGTATGTACAAGGTGGGCAGTGGCAGTGGGCAGGTGACCGTGCTTACTGCCTGGTGCCTAACGGGAATGGCAGCTTGGGTCTGGCTCCCTCCTCTACCTCGAGGGTCGTATGGACGCTAGATAAGTACGACAGGATGGTTGCAGGTTCACTGGCGCTGGACGTGCCGTGGGAGAACCCCAGGACCCGTGTTATTATGTATCCCAAACACGATCATATCAACCAGAAATGGTGGACATTGTCAGGGCTCAAGACGTGCCTGGGGGCTACGTCCAACACAGACTGCTGCCTCCCGCAACACATCACACAGGTCTGCCAGCGCGAGATTGACCAATGGAGAGATTGTCACTGTCAAG AGGCGCCTGACTATATAATCAGCCAGAGCACGAACACCTTCgtgacggtggtgagtggtggaggcgCTGACGATGCTGTGGTGGGCTTGGCACCCTATGAAGGAGGCAGTAGTCAGCAGTGGTTCCTGAAAGATAGCCGCTGGTTGTGGGGATGTGATCGTTCCCTCTGTCTGGTGCCTGACTGGAACTCCTATTCCCTCAAGCTTGAGCCCTGCAGCTCTAGCTCCTGGACTTGGAATATCGATGCAGACGGGATAATAAGTGTGGGACAACATGTCATGGATGTGCCCTGGGAGAAGCCTCGAACACGCATCATTATGTACCCAAGACATGGGGGTATAAACCAGAGATGGTGGACACTCTCTAGTCTTCAAGCAGCATCGCAGCAAAGTATATATCCATTCTCTGCCAAAGATTATACAACATACAAGCAAGAAGTTGCCCGAGGGTTGATCAACAAGCTGAGTCCGCTGTCTCAGCCGGTGCCTTACCAGAGGGATATTGATAACTTTCCCGGCCGTGTGGCGCCCACCACACCAAGGATCAACAGAAGCATCACCCTAAGGATCACTGGAGTGAAACAACGTGAAAACCTGCGCATGACTGTGCCTGAAGATTGGCAAGCCACTGACCTGTACGTGGCGGCTGGAAGCGTATTCCAAGTCATCCTGCCGCTCACATTATCACCTGAGAGTGCTTCACAAATCTCTGTGCGTGTGGGTGCTCAGTGTGACTGTCTGGAGCCACACTCGCACAACGTATCTGAGGATTCATTTAAGCGTATGCCACTAGTGACGGAGGAGTTTGATGTAGATCCTGGCGAAAACTGCTTGCGTAGCCAGTTTGGTGGCAATTTGATCTTCATGTTTGATGAGGGGGAGAGTTTTAATATTAATGTCGAAGTGAAAAATGTTGTTAAGGCTCCACATTATATTTTGGGACAAACTACTGCTGCAGAATGGAAGACATTGAAACAATTAGATGCGCCATACTCTATCCTAGAGACAaacaaggtagtggtggtggttccaaCACTGTCAGCTAGAAAAATCACCGAACTTGACGAGTTACTAAGGCGGTACGACGATGTGATCAGTAAACTTGATTTTCTGTCTGGATTTGATGAGAGAGATCCCCCACCACAAGGCAAGCAATGGCTAGTAGATGATGTGCAGATCACTGCTGGGAGTGCACATTCTGGCTTTCCAGCCATGTTTGACAGGGAGTACTATGACTTATGTTGCACATCTACACCTCATGACTGGGTAACCTGGCATGAATTAGGTCACAACTACCAACAAAGTTACTGGTGGTCATACGCTTATGGAAGCGAATCAACTGTCAATTTGTTTTCTCTATATATTCAAGAGCAACTGAAATGTGAGGATCGCCTGAAGAAGGAAAACCGCTACACGAAGACAGCAGCAGCTGTGGACAGAGGACTGACATTCGAGAAGGCAGACTGCTGGGAGAAACTTGTGTTTCTCATGGAAATTAAACATTCATTTCCACAGAAGGGCTGGGAAATGTTCAGACTCTTGAACCGCACCACTCGCTCTTTATCTGAAGAAGACGCTGACAAGTTGGCCTCCTGCACTCAACACCAGTATGACTACGTTTACAAACAACTAAGCTACACTGTAGGAGCAGACTTAATTCTTCACTACCAGCGGTGGGGCCTCCCTGTTAGTAAGGAAGCGCAAAGGGAGGTCCAGAATCTGCGATTACAGAAGGCCCCAGCTGACCTCTCCAGACGTAAAAATGTTTAA